A DNA window from Ficedula albicollis isolate OC2 chromosome 1, FicAlb1.5, whole genome shotgun sequence contains the following coding sequences:
- the TAF1D gene encoding TATA box-binding protein-associated factor RNA polymerase I subunit D, whose translation MTDTDESQASGSDYPDAQELISHQQKEPSEVYSWQRNTGTERSWSRQKAAAPGESSDHPDSVCKSSAASAEVLLISSDSEIDVSAAHPECSVASKQKRSQSSRLQVESVTGVPDNESSSDSSVSPQSPGKSLEVPKQQKSKLNLKAIFAYHFRGRKFKAAAHRKFKIRTQKKKKKKKYESTQMPTGRPPLTASPQEQKRRLLDRGFQFPFVEKHYGEKHIPLKMVLGYEQAAAKGYFKYIEVLKYEDHLKKALKALQASDDLEKECVVFRKHKYLDDEGPISPIQETDGDEDNLNSDPQEQFDARIVENSSFILSSTIPSRKKPKPGRKHAEPQEVIEIVDEEDGAGENSVPLQGSAP comes from the exons ATGACTGATACAGATGAATCCCAGGCTTCTGGCTCTGATTACCCTGATGCCCAAGAGCTGATCAGCCATCAGCAGAAGGAGCCATCTGAGGTGTATTCCTGGCAAAGGAATACAGGAACAGAGCGTTCATGGTCAAGGCAGAAAGCGGCTGCTCCTGGGGAGTCTTCAGATCATCCTGACAGCGTGTGTAAATCAtcagcagcttcagctgagGTTTTACTGATTAGCAGTGATTCAGAAAT tgaTGTCTCTGCTGCTCATCCTGAGTGCTCCGTTgcttcaaagcagaaaagatcTCAATCTTCAAGGCTGCAAGTTGAATCTGTTACAGGAGTACCTGACAATGAAAGTTCCTCAGATTCTTCTGTGTCTCCCCAAAGTCCAGGGAAATCATTGGAAGTTCCCAAGCAGCAGAAGTCAAAACTCAATTTGAAGGCCATTTTTGCCTATCACTTCAGGGGAAGGAAGTTCAAAGCAGCTGCACACCGAAAATTCAAAATTcgcacacagaagaaaaaaaagaagaaaaagtatgaGAGCACACAGATGCCCACGGGGAGGCCCCCACTCACAGCCTCACCTCAGGAGCAAAAGAGGAGGCTTCTAGACAGAGGGTTTCAATTCCCTTTTGTTGAAAAACATTATGGGGAGAAACATATTCCCTTAAAGATGGTTCTTGGCTATGAG cAAGCAGCTGCAAAGGGATATTTCAAGTATATTGAAGTGCTTAAATATGAAGACCATcttaaaaaagctttaaaagccCTTCAGGCCAGTGACGACTTAGAAAAAGAATGTGTGGTGTTTCGGAAACACAAATACTTAGATGATGAGGGTCCCATTTCCCCTATTCAGGAGACAGA tggtgATGAGGACAACTTGAATTCTGATCCTCAGGAACAGTTTGATGCCAGAATAGTG GAGAACAGCTCTTTCATTCTAAGTAGCACAATTCCCAGTagaaaaaagccaaagccaGGAAGAAAACATGCAGAACCACAGGAAGTGATTGAAATAGTGGATGAAGAAGATGGTGCTGGAGAGAACTCAGTGCCTCTGCAAGGCTCAGCTCCATGA